GTCCGGCACAGCGACTCGCGGGGCGCGCCGTCGCCGACGGGCGACTCGGCCGGGTCGGACTGGGCTACGCCTACGCCCACGTCGGCCGGGTCACCGAGTGGCACCAGAGTCCGGATGGCTTCCTGTCGGTCGGGCCGCTGTACGACGGCGCGGTCTACCCGCTCACCGTCCTCGTCGCGCTCTTTGGCCCCGTCGAACGGGTCCGCACCGCAGACGCGCTGGACGTGTGGCCGGCCCGCGAGTCCGCGACCCCGGAGGCCCCGACCCACGTCGAGGCCACTCTCGAATTCGTCTCGGGGCCGGTCGTCCGCCTGACCGCGAGTTTCTACGCGCCCCACCGGAGCCGGGAGTTCTACGGCGTGGAACTCCACGGCGACGACGGCTCCCTGCGACTGCAGGACGCCGGCGCGCTCGACGCCGACATCGACGCCGTCTCCTTCGGCCGGCAGGGCCGCGAGTACACCCCCATGCCCGTCCAGCGGCCGACCAGCGCCGGCACCTACCCTGACGGCGTCGAACGGCTGGCGGCCGCGGTGGCCGACGGGCGACGGCCCCGGGCGACCGCCCGCCGCGGTGAACACGTCGTCGCCGTCTGTGAGGCCGTCGAACGCGTCGCGACGGGGACCACAGCGGGCCCCCTGCCGGTTCCCGATCCGGGCGTGACACCCACCAGACCCTCGCGACCGATCTTCCGGCCGCGGCGAGACGCGTCCGGCGGGACGACCGAGCCAGTGAGCCGGTCGCTCCGCCTCCCACCGATCGGGTTCGGCTGTTCGCGCTACCGCGGCGGCGACGAGTACGTGGATCGGGTCGAGTCCATCGCGACGGCGCTCGACGCCGGGTACCGCCTGCTGGACACCGCGGAACTGTACGGCAACGAACACCGGATCGGGGACCTGCTGGCCGCGCCCGGGACGCCGGATCGCGAGACGCTGTTCCTGTTCGGGAAGGTCTGGAACACGAACCACGGCCACGTCGAGGAGGCGTGTGCCGGGAGCCGCGCCGAACTCGGGATCGAGACCTTCGACTGCTACGCCCTGCACTGGCCCGACTCGTGGGCCTATCAGGGGCCGCTCGAACGACTGGCGGAGAAACCGGTCGCCGAGCAGGAGGCCATCGCCTTCCCGGAGGACGAGACCGGCGAGACCCCCACCGTCGATCGGTCGCTCACCGACTCGTGGGCCAATCTGGAGGCGATCCACGACCGGGGGTGGGCGCGGACGCTCGGGCTCTGTAACGTCACCAGAGCGCAGATCGAGACCGTACTGGAGACGGGTTCGGTGAAACCCGCGGTCGTGCAGGTGGAGCGCCATCCCTACCGGCCGCGGACGGAACTCGTCGACTTCTGCCACGAGCGGGGGATTCGCGTCATCGCCCACTCGCCGCTGTCCGCCCCCGGCCTGCTCTCGGAACCGGTCCTCGACGAGATCGCGGCCGACCGTGGGCTCTCGCCCGCCGCGGTCGTCCTCGCGTGGAACGTGACCGAGGGAGTCGTACCGATTCCATCGAGCAACGACGCGGCCCACGTCGTCGCCAACCTCGCAGCGGCCGGCGAACGACTGGACGCCGAGGCCAGAAACCGGATCGCGACCCTCGAAGATCCGGAGTTCGAGCGATGAGCGGGACCGAACGCGCCCGTCTCGCTCGGCGACGCCGACGGTGGCTGTTCCTCGGCTGTGGAACCGTGCTGGTGCCGACGGTCGGCGCGGCCGCGCTGGCACGGCTGGTCGACCCCGCCGGGGCGGCCGCGTGGGCGCTCGTCGTGGTCCCGATCGTGGGGTACGAGGCCTGGTTCTACCACTCCCGGCACGACCGGGTGCCGACGGCGGGACCGGCGTTGCGGGTCGCCGACGCCGTCACGCTGGTCCGCGGGTGGCTCTACGCCGCCGTCGCCGGCTTCGCCGTCCTGTCGCCGACGGCGCTGGTCGCCTGGCTCCCGGGGCTCTGCTACGGCACCGGCGTCGCTCTCGACTGGCTCGACGGGCGGATCGCCCGCCGGACGGGCGGGGGCACGCGGCTCGGCGAACGACTCGACATGGCGTTCGACACGCTGGGCTTTCTCGTCGCACCGGTCGTCGCCGTCGTCTGGGGACGGCTCCCGGTCTGGTACCTGTCGCTGTCGGCCGCCCGGTACCTGTTCAAGGCCGGGCGCGGGCTCCGCCGCTGGCGGGGCCAGCCGGTCCACGACTTGCCGCCCAGCGAGCGGCGCCGACAGCTGTCGGGCCTGCAGATGGTGTTCGTCACCGTCGCGCTGGTCCCGCTCGTCCCGCGGGAGCCGCTCGCGGTCCTCGCCGCCGTGGTGCTGACGCCGTCGCTGGCGCTGTTCGCCCGGGACTACCTGCTCGTGGCCGGCTACCTGCCGCGAGCGGCGGAACAGTGATACCCGCGCCGTGCCAACTCCCGGGCCGGACCGCACAGGCATGATGGCACCGACGCACGTCGTGGTCGGGCTCGCACTCGGGGCAGCCGTCGCGACCGTCGAGCCGGCGCTGGGGACCGCCGCCGCGGTCGGCGGCGCGATCGGCGGTGCCGCGCCCGACGTGGATCTGTTCGTCGGCCAGCACCGCCGGACGCTCCACGCGCCCGCACTGCTGTTCGTCCCCGCGGCGCTGGCCGTCGGCCTCGCGCTGGCCGCACCGACGCCGCTGTCGGTCGCGGTCGCGGTCGCCTTCCTCGCGGCGGCCGTCCACTCCGCCAGCGACGCGCTCGGGGCCGGCGAGGAACTGCGACCCTGGGAGCGGACCAACCCAGACGCCGTCTACTGCCACGCCGCTGGCCGCTGGCTGCGTGCCCGGTACGTCGTCCCCTACGACGGCTCACCGCGTGACTTCCTCGTCACGGCCGCGTTCGCCGTGCCGGTCGTCCTCGTCTTCTCGGGGCCGATCCGCTGGGTGACGCTCGCGCTCGTCGCCGGTGCCGGCGTCTACACCGCCCTGCGCAAGCGGCTCCCGAAGTACTTCGAACCCATCGTCGCGTGATCAGGTGTCGGCCACCGGGGCATCGCTCTCCGCGAGCGCCTGCCCGGCGGCCGCGAACGCGTCGGTGGCGGTCTCGAACTCCCCTTCGTGGATCCAGTCGCCGTCGGCGTACGTGAACACGTCGAACGCACCGCCGCGATACTCGTGGGACTCGACGTACAGCTCTCGCTCGACCGCGCCGCCGTCGATCAGAAGCCAGATGCCGAGTTCCTTCCCGCCTTCGAGGTCCCGTCGGCGCTGCCAGTGCCGTTCCGTGTCCTCCATACGTGCCCTCCGTGGGCTGTCGTTCGGTCGCCACCGAGGTCACTGTATTTGCCGGTCGGCTTTCGCTCGCTTTCCGGTGGCGGGCACCGCCGTCGCTTTGTGTGCCCGGGTCATGCCTTCGGTCATGAGCGACACCGACGCCGAGCCCCTGATCCGTCGGGGCGACGAGATCGACTACGAGACCGTCGACGCCGCCGAGGGCGTCGAGAAGGGTGTCCTGATCGACGAGGACGACGGCGCACCGAACTTCGCGATCCGCCGGTTCACCATCGCGCCCGGGGGCGAGATTCCCGAACACACCAACGAGATCGAACACGAACAGTACGTCCTTCAGGGGACCTACACGGTGGGTATCGGCGACGACGAACACGAGGTTTCCGCGGGTGACTCGCTGTTCATCCCCGCCGGCGTCGTCCACTGGTACCGCAACGACGGTGACGCCGAGGGCGCGTTCGTCTGTGCGGTGCCCAACGGCGACGACGAGATCGAACTCGTGGACTGACCCGCCCGGCGACCTGTTCGGTTTCCGAGCGACTGAAATACCTCAACCGAGTACCCAAGGCCGTGTCACGGCAGGTCGCGCAGGTCGATACGCTGTTCCTCCACGAGGACGGCGACGACTACCGGACGGTCGTCGAGCGGGACGGCCAGCGGCTGTTTCAGGCCGTCCTCGAACTGAAAGAGACCGACGCCGGCCCCCGGCCGGGCCGGTTCCGGATCAAGGAGGGGACCAGCGAGGAACCGCGCAGCCCCGACGAGTTCGTCGACATCGCCCGGCGAGCCACACGCATCCGCATCTCACAGCAGACCTCGCAGGCGGGTCGCCAGCGGTTGCTCGACATGCTCGACGGCTATCAACTCGACGCCAAGGTCGTCCGGACCTGTCGGTTCTGCGCCCGCGACGGCCGGTACTCCCCGATAACGAGCGAGACGGCCATCGAGACCGACGACGAGGCGATCTGTCCCGACTGTGCCAGAGAGGAACTGGACCGACAGATCACGATGCAGGGGTCGATGAGCGCGAGCGCCCGCGAGCGCCTCGAAGAACTCCTGCTCGACGTGCAGGACCTGGATCGGATCACCAACCTGCTTGAGGGGCGACTCGACCCCGACCTGACCAAGTTCGACGAGATCAGCGCGACGCTGGACGACGTGGATCCCGTCCCCGTCGACTCCCTGTCGCTACACCCGGGCATCCAGTCGAAACTCGAGGGGCGGTTCGACGAACTGCTCCCCGTCCAGAGTCTCGCCGTGGAGAACGAGGTGCTGAACGGCCGCGACCAGCTCGTCGTCAGCGCCACCGCCACGGGGAAGACCCTGATCGGCGAGATGGCGGGTCTCGACCGGGTCCTCAACGGCGAGGGGAAGATGCTCTTCCTCGTCCCCCTCGTGGCGCTGGCAAACCAGAAACACGAGTCCTTCGAGGAGCGCTACGGCGACATCGCCGACGTGACGATCCGGGTGGGTGCCAGCCGCATCAACGACGACGGCAACCGCTTCTCGCCGGACGCCGACATCATCGTCGGTACCTACGAAGGTATCGATCACGCGCTCCGGACGGGGAAGGACCTCGGGGACATCGGCACTGTCGTCATCGACGAGGTCCACACGCTCGGGGAGGAAGAGCGGGGGCACCGGCTGGACGGGCTGATCTCGCGGCTGAAGCATTACACCGAAACCCATCAGAGCCCAGCCGATACCCAGTACATCTACCTCTCGGCGACGGTCGGCAACCCCGGCCAACTGGCCGAGAAGCTCCGCGCGCAGTTGATCGAGTTCGAGGAGCGCCCGGTGCCGATCGAACGGCACCTCACCTTCGCGGACGGGCGGGAGAAACTCGACGTGGAGGACAAACTGGTCAAGCGGGCGTTCGACCAGGAGTCCTCGAAGGGGTATCGCGGGCAGACGATCGTCTTCACCAACTCCCGGCGGCGGTGTCACGAGATTTCCCGGAAGTTGCAGTACGATTCGGCCCCGTACCACGCAGGGCTGGACTACAAACGCCGCAAGACGGTCGAGCGGCAGTTCGCCGACCAGGACCTCGCGGCGGTCGTGACGACCGCGGCGCTGGCGGCGGGGGTCGACTTCCCGGCATCACAGGTGATCTTCGACTCGCTGGCGATGGGCATCGAGTGGCTCACCGTCCAGGAGTTCGAGCAGATGCTCGGCCGGGCGGGCCGGCCGGACTACCACGACCAGGGGACGGTGTACATGCTGGTCGAACCGGACGGCGTCTACCACAACAGCATGGAGATGACCGAGGACGAGGTGGCGTTCAAGCTCCTGAAAGGCGACATGGAGGCGGTGATCACCCGCTACGACGAGGGTGCGGCCGTCGAGGAGACGCTGGCCAACGTCACCGTCGCGGGCAAGGGAGCAAAGCGGCTCAACGACCGGATGGTCGGGGAGGTCCCCACGAAACACGCCCTGGGGAAACTCCTCGAATACGAGTTCATCGACGGGCTGGAGCCGACGCCGCTGGGGCGGGCGGTGACTCGCCACTTCCTCGCGCCGGATCAGGCCTTCCTGATGCTCGACGGGATCAGGAAGGGCAGGGATCCGGCCGGCATCGTCGCGGATCTGGAGTTGCGCGACGAGGAGTGAGCGGTCGTCTCGACGAGGTGACGGGTCCCCCGTAACACATATTCACACTGCGACCGGAGGACGTGGTATGGGGCTTTTCGACTCCGTCCGCGGGCTCGTTTCGGGGGACGACGAGCCGGGGGACGACGACGCCGACGCGGGCGCACCCGAGCGCCCGGATCCCACGCCGACGACGTTCCGGAACAAGGCCGCCGACGCCGTCGCCGACTGGGACGCCCACGAACTGGACTACTCGCTCGACTCGCTCTCCAGACTAGACGACTTCGCCGCGAAGCAGGGCGCGAAACTCGACGTGCTCCACGACGAAGGCGACGACTCCGTCGCCGACCTCCACACCCGCTACACGATCCAGGCGGGCAGCTACCTCGGTGAGGTGCTCGTCCGCCAGCGCGACGGCGAGTGGGTGGAAGACGGCGAGCGCTGGGCGGTCTCGCTGATCTACGAGGGCGAACCAGCCACCGTCGACGTGTTCGAACTGGCCGGCCACTCCTTCGCGGAGGAACCGGTCTTCGGTGAGGTGGCCGACCGGTTCACGGCGGACGAGGAGGAGCCGGACGATCCGGAACCGACTCCGCTCGACACGAGCGACATGGCGGCCCACGCCGAGGAACTCGCCGAGTTCTGGGACGGCTACGATCTGAACTTCGCCCCGCGCTCGCTGGCCCGACTGGACGAACTCGCCGACAGCGAGTGGGACACGGATCGCTTCGAGGACACCGAACTCGGTGGCGAGGACATGGACTCGGGGATGTACACGGAACTGGTCAAACAGCTCGGCAGCTACTACGGCGAGGTGCTGGTCCGGAGCCTCGACGCCGAGTGGACCCGCCGGGACGACGACATCGTCGTTGCCGTCGAAGGCAATACCAGCGCACCGCCGATTCCCGTTCCGGTCTTTTCGGTCGCCGCGGAGTCGCTGACCGGTCCCGCGGTCTTCGCCATGCGGTTCAACGACCTCACCGATCGGGCGAACCTGGAAATCCCGGAGGTGGCCACGACCGCAGGTGTGACACCTACGACGGAGACGCCCGCCGCGACCGACCGGGAGGACGAGGACCTCACCGCTGTACGGCCCGACGAAGACGACGGTGGTGAGGACGCGGCCGACGACACGTCAGCGATGGCCGGCTCGGCTGATGCGCAGGCGGGAGACGACGCGGACGACCCGATCTCGGCGACCGAAGCGGCTGGCGATGGATCGGTGTCCGCCGACGACGGATCGGACGAGCACGACGGCACCGACCCGCTGGCCGAATCGGTCGTCGGCGGACGGGCGGACGTGGCGGTCGCAGACCCCGCCGAGCCGGACTCTGCCGATGCCGAGGCAGTCGACGAGTCCGATACTGCTGCGCCAGACACTCCCGAACCCGCCGCTACCGATGTCACTGCATCCGATCCGGGGGACCGCACTGGCGAGGACGGCGAGACCGAAACCGGGCACGCCGACGCGGGCGACGAAGCCACCGAGGACGATCACGACCCGACCGTCGATCCGGAGGGGAAGTCGCCGGTGGAGACCGCCATCGCGGAGACGGTCGCCGCCGGGCTGGTCGACCGCTCGGACGAGGACGGGATGGACACGCCGGACGCAGCGGACGCATCTGCGGCCGGCGCGGCCGAGCCTGCAGACGCCACGGCCGCCGACGACGAACCTGCGGAGACACCCGCCGAGCGGTCGACCGATACGGCCGAAAACGACGCGGACGCCGAACGCGACGCCCTCGCCGCGGAGATCAGCGACAGCGGACCGGCGGAGTCGGGCCCGACGCTCCCGGCCCCCGACGAGTTACGCGAGAACGCCGAGGCGTTCGCGGCGACCTATCCCGGCTACGATCTGGACTTCTCGCCGGACTCGCTGGACCGCCTCGACCGCCTCGTCACCGAGGAGTACGACGCGGCGATGTTCGCGGACTTCTCCCTCGAGGACCCGGACTCGCAGTTCGGGATCGACCGCGTGACAGAGGCCGGCGGCTACTTCGCGCTGGTGATCGAGGGGACCGTCGGCGGCGAGTGGGGGCGTACCGACGAGGGCCTGCAGTTCGTCGTCGAGGGAGCCAACGGCGTCGCGCGGCTGGACCCGCTCGGCGTCGCGGCCGGCTGTTTCCGCGGTGACGACTCCTTCGCTGCCACCTACGCGGCCATCCGGAACCGACTGGACGCGTGAGCCCACGGGCCGACCGACCCCGCGGTCCGGCGCGTCGGACCCTGTAGTTTTTCGTATCCGGGCCCAGAGAGGTCGACCGTGGCACTCGCGCCGATCACGCCCGAGATGGCGTTCGTCTTCGCGCTGATCTTCGTCGCGCTGGTCCTGTTCGCGACGGAGCCGGTGCCCATCGACATCACCGCCATCGGCGTGATGGTCGCGCTCTTGCTCGTCGAACCGCTCTCCGTGGTGGCCGCCGATCTCGGCCTGCTCGCGGACCCGATGGTCGTCCTCAGCGACCCAGAACGGGGCATCTCGGCCGTCGAGCGCGGCATCTCCGGCTTCGCGAACCCGGCGACGATCACCGTCCTGGCGATGTTCGTCCTGAGCGCGGGCGTCCAGCGGACGGGCATCATCCAGATCGTCGGCCGGAAGATCGCCGCGTTCACCCGCGACAGCGAGCCGCGCCAGCTCGGGGCCACCATCGGCTTCGTCAGCCCAATCTCGGGCTTCATCAACAACACCGCGGCGGTCGCGATTCTGTTGCCGATGGTGACCGATCTGGCCCACGAGGGCAAGAACTCGCCGTCGAAACTCCTCTTGCCGCTGTCCTACGCCTCGATGTTCGGCGGGATGTTGACGCTGATCGGGACCTCGACGAACATTTTGGCCTCCGACATCGCCGGCCGGCTGGCCGTGCAGTACCCGTCGCTGGATCTGCACGCCTTTTCCATGTTCGAGTTCACACAGCTCGGTCTCGTGCTGACCGTCGTCGGCGCGGCCTACCTCATGACCGTCGGCCGGTGGCTCACGCCCGCCCGGATCAAGCCCGACGAGGACCTCACCGAGGAGTTCGAGATGGGCGAGTACCTCACCGAGGTCGTGGTCCGCGAGGACTCGCCGGTCGTCGGCCGAACAGTGAAGGAGGCCATGGCCGAGTTCGACTTCGACGTGGACCTGATCCAGTTGATCCGGGGCGAGGAGGTCTTCCTCGAACCGCTGGGCCAGAAGACGATCCGGGCTGGCGACGTGTTCGCGATCCGGACCGACCGGGACACGCTCGTCGAGGTCAGCGACGCCGAAGGCCTCGATCTGCTCCCCGAGGTGGACGTGGACGAGGCCGAACTGGAGGCCGCCAACGAGCGCCAGAACCTCGTCGAGGTCGTCGTCGCACCCGGTGCCGCGCTGGTCGGCGAGACTCTCGTCAGTTCGGAGTTCCGTCAGCAGTTCGACGCGACCGTCCTGGCGCTCCGGCGGGGCGGCGAGGTGTTCCGCAAACGTATGGACCACGTGCCCCTGCGTGTGGGCGACACCCTGCTCGTCCAGGGATCGCCGGACTCGCTGAAGCGACTGGATCGCAACCGCAACTTCATCGTCGCCGGGGAGATCGAACGCCCCGACTTCCGGCAGTCGAAGATCCCTGTCGCGCTGGGGATCGTCGCCGGGGTCGTCCTGCTGGCGGCTGTCGACGTCTTGCCCATCGTCACAGCAGCACTCGCTGGCTCGCTCGGGATGGTCGTGACGGGCTGTCTGCGCCCGCCCGAGGTGTACGAGTCCGTCCAGTGGGACGTGATCTTCCTGCTGGCCGGCGTCATCCCGCTCGGCATCGCCATGGAGCAGACCGGCGGCGCGGATCTGATCGCGGACCTGATCGTCCTCGCCGCGGCCGCACTGCCCGCCATCGCCGTCCTCGGGCTCATGTACGTCGTCACCGCCCTGTTGACGAACATCATCAGCAACAACGCCAGCGTCGTCCTCATGATCCCCGTCGCGGTGACCGTCGCCCAGGACCTCGGTGCCTCGGCCTTTTCGTTCGTCCTCGCCGTCACCTTCGCCGCCTCGACGGCCTTCATGACCCCCGTGGGCTACCAGACCAACCTCTTCGTCTACGGCCCCGGTGGCTACCGCTTCACCGACTACATCCGCGTCGGCGGCCCGCTCCAGTTGGTCTTCGCCGTCGTCACCACCGTCGGCATCGCCTTCTTCTTCGGGCTTTGAGATAGATCCGCAACGAAACGCTTACTTCCGGGCGGGCAGGAAATACAGTCGCGGGACCGTGGGTTAGCCTGGTATACTTCGGGCCTTGGGTGCCCGTGACCCCGGTTCAAATCCGGGCGGTCCCATCCCACTTTTTACTGCAGGGAGATTCGCCTTCGGTGAACCCCCTTCTGCTCACGGGCGCGTAGCGCCCGTTCGCATGGTATGAGGGACCTCCGGTCCCTCACTATTGCAAAAAACGTGGGGAAAAACATCCTTCACGCTCACTACGTTCGCGCGTATGCTTGCCTGTTCCGACCGGCCGCTTGCGTCGGCTGCCCCCAGCGGGGCCACCGAGACTTGGGTCACGAAGGAGATGGTGGTCTTGTAGCCCTTGCCAGTGGACTGGAGTGCGGTACTGGCGAAGTTGAAGCCCATGAACTGAAAGCCTGATGAGTCCCGTCGTAATTGCCGACGAGAGCACGAACAGTGGGCTCACGACGACGTTGTCGGGGTTGAACTCTTGCTTTTTGGAGATAACGGAAACCCGGGATTCGACCGGCCAGTTCACCTCATAATTGCAGGGTCGAACGGGTCGTTCGTGGTGGTCGGGGCGGTCGGGACGGTTGAGGGGAAAGTCCTAACCTTTCTCGTCGTATGGGTACACCCATGGGAACGACGCCTCGGGCACCAGATAACAGTGGGACGGTCACTGTGTTCGAGAGTGACGGCCTCATCGTTGCTCGGGATGAAGAAACAGGAGTAGCGAGCCAGGGGAGTTCGAAACCAGAGGCTTTGTCAAACCTTGCAGAGGCACTGAATCTCCATTCTCGCCCGGATCCTGATGACGAAGATATTCAGGAACCAGACGCACCTTGGTTTGATTCCTGAGGTATTTTTCCGACGTAACTCAATGCAAACCCCGCTTTCACCGCGCGTTGCGAACCTTCTTGGGAAGTCCCCTCCTTGCGCTATCCGTGTCGCGACGGACGTACTCCGGTAAAGAAATCGTGAAAGCCCTCGATAAGTGGGACTACAAGCGTATCGACCAGACTGGTAGTCACGCCAAACTCCGCTATATTCACCCGGATACTGGAGAGAAACGGACGGTCATCGTCCCGATGCACGACGAGATTGCGACTGGAACGCTCCGTGATATCGCAGATCAATGTGGAGCAAATGACTTTCAGAAATTTCTGGACGCTATTGAGGATCTTCTTTAGTTCCGTAGAATCGGGCTGTCGACACCCGTACGTGACCACTTACTCCCGAATCTTCGCGACGATCTCGTCGGCCAGTTCCCGCGCGTCGTCCTCGTTTTCGGCCACGTCGACGGGAACCAGCACGCTCTGGACGAGCCAGTCCTCGTCGCCTTCGCGGTCGCCGGTCCGCACCTCGCTCCCGTCGGCGACGGAACTCGCGGCGTTTTCGGCCCAGTCGGGTGTCCGGATCTCGTCGAACTCGTCGGGGTCGCGGTAGCGGACGTGGAAGAAGTCCTCGGTCGTCTCGACGTCGCTGATCGAGGGGGTCTGTGCCATATCGTCGCTTGGCCGCCGGGGGCCAAGAGGGGACTGCCGGCAGGTGCCGGCCGCCGAGGCTAAACGGCTCGAACCCCTCGATAGAGTATGAGCGAGCAGACAGAGAACCGACCGGAACACCTGGCCGACGAGGCGGAACTGGACGCGTTCGTGGGCGACCACGACCGTGCGCTGGTGGAGTTCTACACGGACGGCTGTACGATCTGTCAGAGCATGGAGCCAGTACTGGGGAACGTGGCGCGGGCGACGGGAATCCCGGTCGGACTCGTCAATCCGCGGGACGATCCGCCGCTGGTCGACCGGTTTCGGGTACAGAGCGTCCCGTTGCTGGTCCTGTTCGAGGATGGCGAGCCCGTCGCGCGGAAAGCGGAGGGGTTCGTCGGCGCGGACGAACTCGAAGGGTTCGTCGAAGCGTAACTACCGGTTCAGGAGGCGCTGGACGACCTCGAGGCGCTCGACGGCCACCTCGGACTCGCGCAGGTGTGCCCTCGCGTCGGCGAGAGCAGCGTCGCGTTCCTCGCGCTCGCCCCGGGATCCCGTGTCGGCGGCGGTCTCGAGGTCGACGGCGGCCAGCGCGAGCGCGTCGGTGACACTGGCCAGATCCGCGATTGCGTCGGCCATCGGTTCGGGTGCATCGAGATTCGCCAGCGTGTCGGTCGCCGAGCGGAGTTCGTCCCGGGCCGTCGGGAACGCCCGTTCCGCCGAGAGGTATCGCTCGTTCCGGTAGTCTTCGGATCCGTTCCTGAAGGCGTCGAGACCGCGCTTGACGTTGGCGAGCGCGTCGGGGAGCGTCTCGAAGGCCGAGACGGCGCGTCTGAGCTGGGCGACCTTCGCCTCGTAGGCCGATTGGTCGAGTCGGTCGAACGCGTCGACGTCCTCGACAGCCGTCTCGGTCTCGATGGTGTTCAGGTGGTCGGCGGCGTCCGACCGATTGGTGCGCATTCTGCCGAGGGCGTTGGGGACGGTTCCGGTGCTGTCGGCGTAGATCCGACCGAGGACGTAATCGAACTCCTCGTAAGCGTCCCGGAGGTCGTCCTGACAGCGGATCCCCTGGTCGAGGACGGTTGCGACGCCCCGGAGCCGACGCTCCGCTTCGATCTGCTCGCCGCTGGCCCGACGCGGGAGGTCGTCGAGCGTACTGCGAGCTTTGCTGACGGGACTGGCCACGTGCGAGAACGTCACCTCGGTCGTGACGGTCACGTCGAGCAGCGTGGCCGGTTCGCCCTCGCCGCTGTCCTCGCCGGCGTCGGCGAAGGCGACGTACGCGTCGTATGCCTTGCCGAGCTGTTCGCGGGCGTTCCCGACGACTTCGGCACCGCGGCGCTCGGCCCGGTTCGGCGTCTCGGTCTCGGTGGGTTCCTCGGTGGGCTCGGCGTCAGTCGCGGTCGACTCGGCTGTCTCGGTCGGCGGTGATTCGGAGGGCGACTCGCTATCCTGTGGCGTGGACTCGGTGTTCGCGGGGGTCTCGTCGCCGAGCAGCGGAATCGACTCCGAACAGCCGGCCGCGAGTCCGGCACCGACGGTCGCGAGGAGGGTACGGCGGCGCATGGGTTCGAGAACGTGTGGATGTCGTGTTAACTCTGTCCATCCGACCGATCCGACGGCCGGCACGCGGTCGGCCCTTGATCCG
This Halorientalis sp. IM1011 DNA region includes the following protein-coding sequences:
- a CDS encoding aldo/keto reductase, with product MNCLFVGAGAVADRYAAGLADGPLTLAGVCDTDGRRAERLAARHDAAAFADLDDALAACDAPVVVNLTSHGAHATVTRRSLAADRHVYSEKPLALDADTARDLLELAADRDRALGCAPVAPRCPAQRLAGRAVADGRLGRVGLGYAYAHVGRVTEWHQSPDGFLSVGPLYDGAVYPLTVLVALFGPVERVRTADALDVWPARESATPEAPTHVEATLEFVSGPVVRLTASFYAPHRSREFYGVELHGDDGSLRLQDAGALDADIDAVSFGRQGREYTPMPVQRPTSAGTYPDGVERLAAAVADGRRPRATARRGEHVVAVCEAVERVATGTTAGPLPVPDPGVTPTRPSRPIFRPRRDASGGTTEPVSRSLRLPPIGFGCSRYRGGDEYVDRVESIATALDAGYRLLDTAELYGNEHRIGDLLAAPGTPDRETLFLFGKVWNTNHGHVEEACAGSRAELGIETFDCYALHWPDSWAYQGPLERLAEKPVAEQEAIAFPEDETGETPTVDRSLTDSWANLEAIHDRGWARTLGLCNVTRAQIETVLETGSVKPAVVQVERHPYRPRTELVDFCHERGIRVIAHSPLSAPGLLSEPVLDEIAADRGLSPAAVVLAWNVTEGVVPIPSSNDAAHVVANLAAAGERLDAEARNRIATLEDPEFER
- a CDS encoding CDP-alcohol phosphatidyltransferase family protein, with the translated sequence MSGTERARLARRRRRWLFLGCGTVLVPTVGAAALARLVDPAGAAAWALVVVPIVGYEAWFYHSRHDRVPTAGPALRVADAVTLVRGWLYAAVAGFAVLSPTALVAWLPGLCYGTGVALDWLDGRIARRTGGGTRLGERLDMAFDTLGFLVAPVVAVVWGRLPVWYLSLSAARYLFKAGRGLRRWRGQPVHDLPPSERRRQLSGLQMVFVTVALVPLVPREPLAVLAAVVLTPSLALFARDYLLVAGYLPRAAEQ
- a CDS encoding cupin domain-containing protein; the protein is MSDTDAEPLIRRGDEIDYETVDAAEGVEKGVLIDEDDGAPNFAIRRFTIAPGGEIPEHTNEIEHEQYVLQGTYTVGIGDDEHEVSAGDSLFIPAGVVHWYRNDGDAEGAFVCAVPNGDDEIELVD
- a CDS encoding DEAD/DEAH box helicase, whose product is MSRQVAQVDTLFLHEDGDDYRTVVERDGQRLFQAVLELKETDAGPRPGRFRIKEGTSEEPRSPDEFVDIARRATRIRISQQTSQAGRQRLLDMLDGYQLDAKVVRTCRFCARDGRYSPITSETAIETDDEAICPDCAREELDRQITMQGSMSASARERLEELLLDVQDLDRITNLLEGRLDPDLTKFDEISATLDDVDPVPVDSLSLHPGIQSKLEGRFDELLPVQSLAVENEVLNGRDQLVVSATATGKTLIGEMAGLDRVLNGEGKMLFLVPLVALANQKHESFEERYGDIADVTIRVGASRINDDGNRFSPDADIIVGTYEGIDHALRTGKDLGDIGTVVIDEVHTLGEEERGHRLDGLISRLKHYTETHQSPADTQYIYLSATVGNPGQLAEKLRAQLIEFEERPVPIERHLTFADGREKLDVEDKLVKRAFDQESSKGYRGQTIVFTNSRRRCHEISRKLQYDSAPYHAGLDYKRRKTVERQFADQDLAAVVTTAALAAGVDFPASQVIFDSLAMGIEWLTVQEFEQMLGRAGRPDYHDQGTVYMLVEPDGVYHNSMEMTEDEVAFKLLKGDMEAVITRYDEGAAVEETLANVTVAGKGAKRLNDRMVGEVPTKHALGKLLEYEFIDGLEPTPLGRAVTRHFLAPDQAFLMLDGIRKGRDPAGIVADLELRDEE
- a CDS encoding SLC13 family permease — translated: MAFVFALIFVALVLFATEPVPIDITAIGVMVALLLVEPLSVVAADLGLLADPMVVLSDPERGISAVERGISGFANPATITVLAMFVLSAGVQRTGIIQIVGRKIAAFTRDSEPRQLGATIGFVSPISGFINNTAAVAILLPMVTDLAHEGKNSPSKLLLPLSYASMFGGMLTLIGTSTNILASDIAGRLAVQYPSLDLHAFSMFEFTQLGLVLTVVGAAYLMTVGRWLTPARIKPDEDLTEEFEMGEYLTEVVVREDSPVVGRTVKEAMAEFDFDVDLIQLIRGEEVFLEPLGQKTIRAGDVFAIRTDRDTLVEVSDAEGLDLLPEVDVDEAELEAANERQNLVEVVVAPGAALVGETLVSSEFRQQFDATVLALRRGGEVFRKRMDHVPLRVGDTLLVQGSPDSLKRLDRNRNFIVAGEIERPDFRQSKIPVALGIVAGVVLLAAVDVLPIVTAALAGSLGMVVTGCLRPPEVYESVQWDVIFLLAGVIPLGIAMEQTGGADLIADLIVLAAAALPAIAVLGLMYVVTALLTNIISNNASVVLMIPVAVTVAQDLGASAFSFVLAVTFAASTAFMTPVGYQTNLFVYGPGGYRFTDYIRVGGPLQLVFAVVTTVGIAFFFGL
- a CDS encoding type II toxin-antitoxin system HicA family toxin, whose translation is MSRRTYSGKEIVKALDKWDYKRIDQTGSHAKLRYIHPDTGEKRTVIVPMHDEIATGTLRDIADQCGANDFQKFLDAIEDLL
- a CDS encoding co-chaperone YbbN, which produces MSEQTENRPEHLADEAELDAFVGDHDRALVEFYTDGCTICQSMEPVLGNVARATGIPVGLVNPRDDPPLVDRFRVQSVPLLVLFEDGEPVARKAEGFVGADELEGFVEA